One Oncorhynchus masou masou isolate Uvic2021 chromosome 2, UVic_Omas_1.1, whole genome shotgun sequence genomic region harbors:
- the LOC135504290 gene encoding protein ENTREP2-like, with translation MFLTFRSLHLDFPHSPFSAIYGVPINSPGTLYPSELPPSYESVVGMGQTPASQVTTSIDQQATESSLCERNTTAGLSTQASVDSASLMVSEEVAEIPDNSCSSEDLCSLEVQGSDSSPYGMLHTAPTDGSCISLELSARFSHRHGGPARLNDTGYSESSHTQDSIPRSPDWSIENVNILEHDEPKRGAKLHANLIERASRKQLILPVPPTPPSLPSASPSAATASIEAAQSLPACPSLSPPARPRGSRLCFSVWSPSSSSSSPASQPPSTSAPAERPRMLRSGRRYRKLARIVRSTSDPISCTSISGSDSCGSPSASNPPPEDSPQTSPEQESTEVAAPPHAAAKVSTRSGRKQKEGRKVDIRLKPRALHTVSNERPHSLADLKTYKDTKILVAKFLEHSSCSLPPEVQQVVNSIKYVIKSDERHMEEAIFSANVIDQVMTQSQRIIGSPRKRAHEDLHLQSCGALSSPFSSLRRPPTVPGPPNPPASVDSSPSPSERTQSLLCRETIL, from the exons ATGTTTCTCACATTCAGAAGTCTACATCTGGACTTTCCACACTCCCCGTTCAGTGCCATCTATGGAGTGCCCATCAACAGCCCTGGGACACTCTACCCCTCTGAGTTGCCCCCGTCATACGAGTCTGTGGTGGGGATGGGGCAGACCCCTGCCAGTCAG GTCACTACCAGCATTGATCAGCAGGCCACTGAGTCCAGCCTCTGTGAGAGAAACACCACAGCTGGTCTCAGTACTCAGG CCTCGGTGGACAGTGCTTCTCTAATGGTATCAGAGGAGGTGGCAGAAATTCCAGACAACAGTTGCTCCTCAGAGGATCTCTGTTCCCTGGAGGTGCAGGGCTCTGACTCCTCTCCCTATGGCATGCTGCACACCGCCCCCACTGATGGCAGCTGTATCAGTCTAGAGCTCAGTGCCCGCTTCTCCCACCGCCACGGCGGCCCGGCCCGGCTCAACGACACTGGCTACAGCGAGTCCTCCCACACCCAGGACTCCATACCCCGCTCTCCAGACTGGTCCATAGAGAACGTCAACATACTGGAGCACGATGAGCCCAAGAGAGGAGCAAAGCTACACGCAAACCTCATAGAACGAGCCAGTAGGAAGCAGCTGATTCTTCCTGtccctcctactcctccctccctgccctctgcctccccctctgcaGCCACAGCCTCCATAGAGGCAGCCCAGAGCCTCCCTGCCTgcccctccctgtccccccctGCCCGGCCCCGTGGCTCCCGGCTGTGCTTCAGTGTGtggtccccatcctcctcttcctcctccccggCCTCGCAGCCCCCTTCTACCTCAGCGCCCGCAGAGCGACCCCGCATGCTCCGGTCTGGCAGGAGGTATCGCAAGCTGGCTCGCATCGTACGCTCCACCAGCGACCCCATCTCCTGTACCTCCATATCTGGAA GTGACAGCTGTGGCAGCCCCTCTGCAAGCAACCCTCCTCCTGAAGATTCTCCTCAGACTTCACCAGAGCAAG AGTCCACAGAGGTGGCAGCTCCTCCCCACGCCGCTGCCAAAGTCAGCACCCGCAGTGGTAGGAAgcagaaggaggggaggaaagtgGACATCCGCCTCAAACCGCGAGCCCTGCACACGGTCTCCAACGAGCGCCCACACTCTCTGGCTGACCTTAAGACGTATAAAGACACCAAAATCCTGGTGGCCAAATTCCTGGAGCACTCCAGCTGCAGTCTACCTCCAGAGGTCCAGCAGGTGGTCAACAGCATCAAGTATGTCATCAAGTCTGACGAGAGACACATGGAGGAAGCTATATTCAGTGCCAATGTCATAGATCAG GTGATGACACAGTCACAACGCATCATCGGCAGCCCAAGGAAGCGTGCCCATGAAGACTTGCACCTACAAAGCTGTGGGGCCTTGAGTTCCCCTTTCTCATCCCTGCGCCGTCCACCTACAGTACCAGGGCCTCCCAACCCCCCTGCTTCCGTggactcctctccctcaccctctgaaCGCACTCAAAGCCTTTTGTGTAGAGAGACCATCCTTTGA